The Betta splendens chromosome 7, fBetSpl5.4, whole genome shotgun sequence genome includes a window with the following:
- the LOC114859167 gene encoding mitochondrial carrier homolog 1-like isoform X1, translating to MDSSENVSAQAAGEERETRRSSADVDAAVLLLGAGVTAATHPLLYVKLLIQVGHEPLPQTVGTTMFGRRVLYLPGFFSYAQHIVKVDGKTGLFRGLSPRIASSVLSTVVRGKVRQQMERQSKKDDPQTSLRKVVKETTQEMIIQCLSRVATHPFHVMSVRCMAQFVGREVKYGGMFTCIIRMFKEEGVAGFYVGLMPHMLGEVLFLWCCNLLAHFINTYAVDENFTQAPAIRSYTKFVMGIAVSVLTYPFMLVADLMAVNNCGLAAGLPPRSPIFKSWMHCWNHLSQQGLLFRGSSFFFRRVPVTSLPYRED from the exons ATGGACTCCTCGGAAAACGTGTCCGCTCAGGCGGCCGGCGAGGAGCGGGAGACGAGGCGGAGCAGCGCGGATGTGGACGCCGCGGTGTTGCTGCTGGGAGCCGGCGTGACGGCGGCCACGCACCCGCTGCTGTACGTGAAGCTGCTGATTCAG GTGGGACACGAGCCCCTTCCTCAGACCGTGGGCACAACCATGTTTGGCAGGAGAGTCCTGTACCTGCCTGGTTTCTTCTCCTATG CGCAGCACATCGTGAAGGTGGATGGAAAGACGGGACTGTTCCGTGGCCTCTCTCCTCGCATAGCGTCCAGTGTCCTCTCCACCGTGGTCCGGGGCAAAGTGAGGCAG cAGATGGAGCGTCAGTCCAAGAAAGACGACCCGCAGACATCACTAAGGAAAGTGGTCAAAGAG ACCACACAGGAAATGATCATCCAGTGCCTGTCTAGAGTCGCCACTCATCCTTTCCACG TGATGTCGGTGCGGTGTATGGCACAGTTTGTTGGCAGAGAAGTCAAGTATGG CGGGATGTTCACTTGTATTATCAGGATGTTTAAGGAGGAAGGAGTTGCTGGATTCTACGT tggacTTATGCCCCACATGCTGGGAGAGGTCCTCTTCCTGTGGTGCTGTAACCTCCTGGCTCACTTTATCAACACCTACGCTGTGGATGAGAAT TTCACCCAGGCGCCAGCGATTAGAAGCTACACCAAGTTTGTGATGGGT ATTGCAGTGAGTGTTCTAACGTACCCGTTCATGTTGGTGGCTGATCTAATGGCAGTCAACAACTGTGG ACTGGCTGCAGgtcttcctcctcgctcccccATCTTTAAGTCCTGGATGCACTGCTGGAATCACCTGAGCCAACAG GGTCTCCTGTTCAGAGGATCCAGCTTCTTCTTCCGCCGGGTGCCTGTGACTTCGTTGCCCTATAGAGAGGACTGA
- the LOC114859067 gene encoding serine/threonine-protein kinase 38 isoform X2, producing MAMTGQSSCSSMSNHTKERVTMAKMTLENFYSNLIAQHEEREMRQQKLEKVMDQEGLADEEKRIRRSQHARKETEFLRLKRTRLGLEDFESLKVIGRGAFGEVRLVQKKDTGHVYAMKILRKADMLEKEQVGHIRAERDILVEADSLWVVKMFYSFQDKMNLYLIMEFLPGGDMMTLLMKKDTLTEEATQFYIAETVLAIDSIHQLGFIHRDIKPDNLLLDSRGHVKLSDFGLCTGLKRAHRTDFYKNLNHSLPSDLTFQNMNSKRKAETWKRNRRQLAFSTVGTPDYIAPEVFMQNGYNKLCDWWSLGVIMYEMLIGYPPFCSETPQETYRKVMNWRETLTFPPEVPISEKAKDLILRFCCEEEHRIGATGVEEIKSNPFFEGVDYDHIRERPAAIPIEIKSIDDTSNFDEFPDSDILTPTVAPVSNHTEADLKNKDWVFINYTYKRFEGLTARGAIPSYMKSGKR from the exons ATGGCAATGACAGGCCAGAGCTCGTGCTCCTCCATGAGTAACCACACCAAGGAGCGGGTCACTATGGCCAAAATGACCCTGGAGAATTTCTACAGTAACCTCATCGCTCAGCATGAGGAGCGGGAGATGAG GCAGCAGAAGCTGGAAAAAGTAATGGATCAGGAGGGTTTGGCTGATGAAGAG AAACGTATCCGGCGATCTCAGCATGCAAGGAAAGAAACAGAGTTTCTCCGTCTCAAACGCACCCGACTGGGCCTAGAAGACTTTGAGTCTTTGAAGGTGATTGGCCGAGGAGCATTTGGAGAG GTCCGCCTGGTGCAGAAGAAGGACACTGGTCACGTTTATGCCATGAAGATCCTTCGCAAGGCTGACATGCTTGAGAAAGAGCAG GTTGGTCACATTCGTGCTGAGAGGGACATTCTCGTAGAGGCTGACAGTCTATGGGTGGTCAAAATGTTCTACAGCTTTCAGGATAAGATGAACCTCTACCTAATTATGGAGTTCCTGCCAGGAG GAGACATGATGACCCTACTCATGAAGAAGGACACTCTGACAGAAGAGGCCACTCAGTTTTACATAGCAGAGACGGTGCTGGCCATCGACTCAATCCACCAGCTGGGCTTCATCCACAGAGACATCAAACCAgacaacctgctgctggactccaGG gGCCATGTGAAACTGTCAGACTTTGGTCTCTGCACGGGGCTGAAGAGGGCTCACCGTACTGACTTCTACAAGAACCTGAACCACAGCCTGCCCAGTGATCTCA CCTTTCAGAACATGAACTCCAAGAGGAAAGCAGAGACCTggaagaggaacaggaggcaacTG GCGTTCTCCACAGTGGGAACCCCAGACTACATCGCCCCAGAGGTCTTCATGCAAAATGGATACAACAAGCTCTGTGACTGGTGGAGCCTCGGTGTCATCATGTATGAGATGCTGATAG GTTACCCTCCTTTCTGCTCCGAGACGCCCCAGGAGACGTATAGGAAAGTAATGAACTGGCGAGAGACGCTCACCTTCCCTCCAGAAGTGCCTATATCAGAGAAGGCCAAAGACCTCATCCTCAG GTTCTGCTGTGAGGAGGAACACAGGATCGGTGCTACAGGTGTGGAGGAGATCAAGTCCAATCCCTTCTTTGAAGGGGTCGACTACGACCACATCCG AGAAAGGCCCGCTGCCATTCCCATAGAGATCAAAAGCATTGACGACACCTCAAACTTTGACGAGTTCCCTGATTCAGACATCCTCACACCAACAG tAGCTCCAGTCTCCAACCACACTGAGGCCGACCTAAAGAACAAGGACTGGGTTTTTATCAACTATACCTACAAGCGCTTTGAGGGCCTGACGGCTCGGGGAGCCATTCCATCCTACATGAAGTCAGGGAAGAGATGA
- the LOC114859067 gene encoding serine/threonine-protein kinase 38 isoform X1 — MAMTGQSSCSSMSNHTKERVTMAKMTLENFYSNLIAQHEEREMRQQKLEKVMDQEGLADEEKRIRRSQHARKETEFLRLKRTRLGLEDFESLKVIGRGAFGEVRLVQKKDTGHVYAMKILRKADMLEKEQVGHIRAERDILVEADSLWVVKMFYSFQDKMNLYLIMEFLPGGDMMTLLMKKDTLTEEATQFYIAETVLAIDSIHQLGFIHRDIKPDNLLLDSRGHVKLSDFGLCTGLKRAHRTDFYKNLNHSLPSDLSKQTFQNMNSKRKAETWKRNRRQLAFSTVGTPDYIAPEVFMQNGYNKLCDWWSLGVIMYEMLIGYPPFCSETPQETYRKVMNWRETLTFPPEVPISEKAKDLILRFCCEEEHRIGATGVEEIKSNPFFEGVDYDHIRERPAAIPIEIKSIDDTSNFDEFPDSDILTPTVAPVSNHTEADLKNKDWVFINYTYKRFEGLTARGAIPSYMKSGKR, encoded by the exons ATGGCAATGACAGGCCAGAGCTCGTGCTCCTCCATGAGTAACCACACCAAGGAGCGGGTCACTATGGCCAAAATGACCCTGGAGAATTTCTACAGTAACCTCATCGCTCAGCATGAGGAGCGGGAGATGAG GCAGCAGAAGCTGGAAAAAGTAATGGATCAGGAGGGTTTGGCTGATGAAGAG AAACGTATCCGGCGATCTCAGCATGCAAGGAAAGAAACAGAGTTTCTCCGTCTCAAACGCACCCGACTGGGCCTAGAAGACTTTGAGTCTTTGAAGGTGATTGGCCGAGGAGCATTTGGAGAG GTCCGCCTGGTGCAGAAGAAGGACACTGGTCACGTTTATGCCATGAAGATCCTTCGCAAGGCTGACATGCTTGAGAAAGAGCAG GTTGGTCACATTCGTGCTGAGAGGGACATTCTCGTAGAGGCTGACAGTCTATGGGTGGTCAAAATGTTCTACAGCTTTCAGGATAAGATGAACCTCTACCTAATTATGGAGTTCCTGCCAGGAG GAGACATGATGACCCTACTCATGAAGAAGGACACTCTGACAGAAGAGGCCACTCAGTTTTACATAGCAGAGACGGTGCTGGCCATCGACTCAATCCACCAGCTGGGCTTCATCCACAGAGACATCAAACCAgacaacctgctgctggactccaGG gGCCATGTGAAACTGTCAGACTTTGGTCTCTGCACGGGGCTGAAGAGGGCTCACCGTACTGACTTCTACAAGAACCTGAACCACAGCCTGCCCAGTGATCTCAGTAAGCAAA CCTTTCAGAACATGAACTCCAAGAGGAAAGCAGAGACCTggaagaggaacaggaggcaacTG GCGTTCTCCACAGTGGGAACCCCAGACTACATCGCCCCAGAGGTCTTCATGCAAAATGGATACAACAAGCTCTGTGACTGGTGGAGCCTCGGTGTCATCATGTATGAGATGCTGATAG GTTACCCTCCTTTCTGCTCCGAGACGCCCCAGGAGACGTATAGGAAAGTAATGAACTGGCGAGAGACGCTCACCTTCCCTCCAGAAGTGCCTATATCAGAGAAGGCCAAAGACCTCATCCTCAG GTTCTGCTGTGAGGAGGAACACAGGATCGGTGCTACAGGTGTGGAGGAGATCAAGTCCAATCCCTTCTTTGAAGGGGTCGACTACGACCACATCCG AGAAAGGCCCGCTGCCATTCCCATAGAGATCAAAAGCATTGACGACACCTCAAACTTTGACGAGTTCCCTGATTCAGACATCCTCACACCAACAG tAGCTCCAGTCTCCAACCACACTGAGGCCGACCTAAAGAACAAGGACTGGGTTTTTATCAACTATACCTACAAGCGCTTTGAGGGCCTGACGGCTCGGGGAGCCATTCCATCCTACATGAAGTCAGGGAAGAGATGA
- the LOC114859167 gene encoding mitochondrial carrier homolog 1-like isoform X2, whose product MDSSENVSAQAAGEERETRRSSADVDAAVLLLGAGVTAATHPLLYVKLLIQVGHEPLPQTVGTTMFGRRVLYLPGFFSYAQHIVKVDGKTGLFRGLSPRIASSVLSTVVRGKVRQMERQSKKDDPQTSLRKVVKETTQEMIIQCLSRVATHPFHVMSVRCMAQFVGREVKYGGMFTCIIRMFKEEGVAGFYVGLMPHMLGEVLFLWCCNLLAHFINTYAVDENFTQAPAIRSYTKFVMGIAVSVLTYPFMLVADLMAVNNCGLAAGLPPRSPIFKSWMHCWNHLSQQGLLFRGSSFFFRRVPVTSLPYRED is encoded by the exons ATGGACTCCTCGGAAAACGTGTCCGCTCAGGCGGCCGGCGAGGAGCGGGAGACGAGGCGGAGCAGCGCGGATGTGGACGCCGCGGTGTTGCTGCTGGGAGCCGGCGTGACGGCGGCCACGCACCCGCTGCTGTACGTGAAGCTGCTGATTCAG GTGGGACACGAGCCCCTTCCTCAGACCGTGGGCACAACCATGTTTGGCAGGAGAGTCCTGTACCTGCCTGGTTTCTTCTCCTATG CGCAGCACATCGTGAAGGTGGATGGAAAGACGGGACTGTTCCGTGGCCTCTCTCCTCGCATAGCGTCCAGTGTCCTCTCCACCGTGGTCCGGGGCAAAGTGAGGCAG ATGGAGCGTCAGTCCAAGAAAGACGACCCGCAGACATCACTAAGGAAAGTGGTCAAAGAG ACCACACAGGAAATGATCATCCAGTGCCTGTCTAGAGTCGCCACTCATCCTTTCCACG TGATGTCGGTGCGGTGTATGGCACAGTTTGTTGGCAGAGAAGTCAAGTATGG CGGGATGTTCACTTGTATTATCAGGATGTTTAAGGAGGAAGGAGTTGCTGGATTCTACGT tggacTTATGCCCCACATGCTGGGAGAGGTCCTCTTCCTGTGGTGCTGTAACCTCCTGGCTCACTTTATCAACACCTACGCTGTGGATGAGAAT TTCACCCAGGCGCCAGCGATTAGAAGCTACACCAAGTTTGTGATGGGT ATTGCAGTGAGTGTTCTAACGTACCCGTTCATGTTGGTGGCTGATCTAATGGCAGTCAACAACTGTGG ACTGGCTGCAGgtcttcctcctcgctcccccATCTTTAAGTCCTGGATGCACTGCTGGAATCACCTGAGCCAACAG GGTCTCCTGTTCAGAGGATCCAGCTTCTTCTTCCGCCGGGTGCCTGTGACTTCGTTGCCCTATAGAGAGGACTGA